The genomic DNA AGATCCAATATGCTCATATTGGATCTTGCTCAATTATTAAAAAGCATTAGCAGGTGAAGGATGAGATTGCAAAAATATCCCTATTTACTCTGTATATGGCACATCTTTCAGTATCTATTGTTTCACGTGCCAAACTGGCATTTTCAATCATTTTATTCACTCCTAGTAAGTCCCTACATATCTTCTGCATCTACCAATGCTAAAAAATGTTTGAACaattaaatattgtaaatatgcttgggtgcctgggtagctacCTTGTACAGcatgcgcccatatatagaggtttacttctcAATGCAGCGGttgcgggttcgactccgacctgcgtccctttgcagcatgtcattccccctctgtctcccctttcatgtcttcatctgtcctatgaaaataaaggcctaacgtgccccaaaaaataatctttaaaaaaaaaatatatgtatatacattataaacatGCTACTATCAGGAAGTCGGATCAAGACAACCCTTCTATTTTTgatacaaaatgtgttttttgtaacaTCACAGATATTAAATGATGAATAAAAACACTCTGATCAGTGTGTGTTATCTAACATGACTGGATTTATTAACCTGGAgccacacacaaatgcaatatGTGTCTTCTAAAGTCAGACAAGCAATGttgtcatgccaataaagagacacacagaaagagaaagagagagagagagagagagagagagagagagagagagagagagagagagagagagagagtttgcaTGCCTGTAAAATGGATATAAAGTACCAGCTGCTAAGGTATGAAGGCCACTGCATGTAATGGTTCctccttcacacacactggctcCTTTCTGTGGTTACATAAGCACACCAATCTCTCAGCAACGTCCGTTTAACACAATCGGTACAGCAAACACCAAACCTTTTTCTACAGTGTTGTATTAAGAGACATTTCAGAGTATTCTAATGTTGTGCATTCAACACTGCTAAAGGGTTTAAGGCCCCTAGCAATAACATTTAGAGTGTAAAATGTCCTAAATAAGTCTTGATTACATGCCAAATCTTTCCAAATTCTGTTTAGATTTCCATGAAAATTCTTTCTCAAAGACCAAACACGGAGCATGTGATCTTTCAGACTCATCTCTGATTGGCCAATCAAAAACAGTCTAGAACATAAAGAGATTCTGTCAAGTGACAGCGGCAACATAAACGAAATGACGCCTCCGATGTTTGCTTTGTATGTGTTATGTCTGCTCTTGGGGAGAATAGGTAAGTTGTATCTTCTGCAAGTGCACTGTGTCactttttgtttattataaatattacttttttgcGTACTGCACTATGCTCCCAGTCATGGTATAAAGTTAATTGTCAAAATGATTGGTCTTCATATTCTCCTCAGCGGATACGACAGCTCTTAAAGTATCATCTTTACGTTTCGCATCACTTAGCGTCGGTGATGACCTGACATTGGAATGCTTCTACGGAGATGATAGTGTAGCAGTGATGTTTTACTGGTACAAACAAACTATGGGACAGACACCACAGCTGGTGTCTAAATTCTATAAGCATGACAAAAATGCATCTTTGAATGATGAATTTAAAACCGATCCACGCTTTGAAGTGGAAACTACCACTGGTAGAAATCACTTGAAGATCTCAAGCGTGCAGATTTCCGACTCAGCTACTTATTACTGCGTAAGTAGCTATTCATACGTGTATGAATTCACCGAGGGCACTATAATCCACGTAAAAAGTTCAGGTTTGAAGGTCCCAGCTACGGTCCATCAGTCTTCATCTGAGAGCATCCAGCCAGGAGGCTCTGTGACTCTGAACTGTATAGTACACACTGGGACCTGTGATGGAGAACACAGTGTTTACTGGTTCAAGAAGTCAGAAGAATCTCAGCCAGGACTCATTTACACCCATGGAGGCAGGAATGATCAGTGTAAGAGGAAACccaacacacaaacccacacctGTGTCTACAACCTGCTGATGAAGAGTCTGAATCTTTCTCATGCTGGAACCTACTACTGTGCTGTTGCCTCATGTGGACACATTCTGTTTGGAAACGGGACCAAGCTGGAGTTTAAATGTAGGTTACTTGCTAGCAAAGATCATCTTATTTCTTAAACAGTGATGGATACTTTCTAATCAAATTTggtaagggaaaaaaaactgaaagctCTGTTTCCTAATGTTCATCTGCAGATGATGACGAATCTAATGTCTTGGTGTATATCTTGAGTGGAGCTTTGGCATTCACCACCATCCTGGTTGTGTCTTTGGTTTACACACTGTACAAGACAAACCGTTGCCAATGCACAGGTAGGCTAAACTGCTTTTCCTTCAGTCTGTCTGTTCAATGTATGTGATATTTAAGAGCAGAAAAGAACTAAATTAGTTGATATGATTTAAGATAAGAAAAACTTCATTGTCCGTCACAAGTGACAGAAATTTGTCTTTGACAGGGCAGGCTCAAATGACCTAAAATACATATAAGAACATAAAGATACATATAGAAAGAGTGTAATAACATTGACTGTAAAACATGTGCAACATGCTAAAACAGTGCAAGAAGAAGCTTGATGGAGCTGTTTGATGCTGTCTGTGTATGGCTGTTCAGTGTGGTGATGGCAGTGGGGATGAAggagtttttaaatgtttttccctGCAAATGGGACTCTGTAGTGTTGACCTGATGGCAGTAACTGAAAGGATGGGTGaagggggtggtggtggtggtggtggtggtggtgggtgggATCCTGTGTGATTATAGTGGCTTTTCTGAGTTATGACCGGGTGTGAAGTTGTGTTAGGGGGGTTTTGGGGAGCCAATTATCTTTCAAACACTATTTGTgtaagttttgttttgtgttggatAGCAAATGCATTGTACCAGGCTGAGATATTAAAAGTGAGTATGGATTAAATGAGTGACCAGTATCCTCATTGAATCCCAGTCACTCATTGAGTCATTGAATCTGTTAAGTAATCTAAATTAAGGCAAGAGTAACTGTCGGACAATCAATAACTTTCATGGGAGTTAATGAAGACATCTTACTTGTTCATTTAGGAATCATGGATATGGATTTatagtaaaacaaaaatcatgGAAAATGTCTAGACCTATATTCAAACGATCCAACTTAGTAAAAAAGAATTGGTCTTTTCAGCACAAGCATGGTGGGTTTTGAAGACggcttttgtcattttttcttaCAACCAGACTCTCAAGCTAGATCCTCCGCTGCCTCGGCCCCCAATGCAGAGGTGAGTATTTTCAAACTATGACtgtaacatatttttaaacGCGAGAAAACCGAGCTTGCGGTGAACACA from Sander vitreus isolate 19-12246 chromosome 19, sanVit1, whole genome shotgun sequence includes the following:
- the LOC144534497 gene encoding uncharacterized protein LOC144534497; the protein is MTPPMFALYVLCLLLGRIADTTALKVSSLRFASLSVGDDLTLECFYGDDSVAVMFYWYKQTMGQTPQLVSKFYKHDKNASLNDEFKTDPRFEVETTTGRNHLKISSVQISDSATYYCVSSYSYVYEFTEGTIIHVKSSGLKVPATVHQSSSESIQPGGSVTLNCIVHTGTCDGEHSVYWFKKSEESQPGLIYTHGGRNDQCKRKPNTQTHTCVYNLLMKSLNLSHAGTYYCAVASCGHILFGNGTKLEFKYDDESNVLVYILSGALAFTTILVVSLVYTLYKTNRCQCTDSQARSSAASAPNAEGCQEADNLHYVAFRENKANRSTRQQTDDTWSECVYSSVRQ